A stretch of Flavobacterium sp. N1994 DNA encodes these proteins:
- a CDS encoding CAP domain-containing protein has translation MKAKMFRALLPLAIVFTMVSCSSNSSEDNSTANKVVTTYNYNDTELKLITLINNHRQSIGLNALEVINHISYKSEEHNIYMIDNKVVNHDYFQQRSDNLIAVLGATRVAENIAYNYQNAESAFSAWMNSSAHKANIEGDYTHIGISVSIDPTTGKKYYTNMFIKKK, from the coding sequence ATGAAAGCAAAAATGTTTAGAGCATTGTTGCCGTTAGCAATCGTGTTCACTATGGTTTCTTGTTCTTCTAACTCTTCAGAAGATAATTCAACTGCCAATAAAGTTGTAACTACTTACAACTATAATGACACCGAATTAAAACTAATCACGCTTATCAACAATCACCGTCAAAGTATTGGATTGAATGCTCTAGAAGTAATCAATCACATCTCTTACAAATCAGAAGAGCACAATATTTACATGATTGATAATAAAGTGGTGAACCACGATTATTTCCAACAAAGATCAGACAATCTTATTGCTGTATTAGGAGCTACAAGAGTAGCCGAGAACATCGCCTACAATTACCAAAACGCAGAAAGTGCTTTCAGTGCTTGGATGAATAGTTCAGCTCACAAAGCCAACATAGAAGGTGATTACACTCACATAGGTATATCAGTTTCCATAGATCCTACAACAGGAAAAAAATATTACACAAATATGTTCATTAAGAAAAAATAA
- the fumC gene encoding class II fumarate hydratase, translated as MEYRIEKDTMGEVKVPADKYWGAQTERSRNNFKIGPSASMPKEIIEGFAYLKKAAAYANCDLGVLSTEKRDAIATVCDEILAGKLADEFPLVIWQTGSGTQSNMNVNEVIANRAQVLAGFKIGEGEQLVKANDDVNKSQSSNDTFPTGMHIACYKAAVETTLPGVEKLRDTLDAKSKEFMNVVKIGRTHLMDATPLTLGQEISGYVAQLNYGIKALKNTLAHLSEVALGGTAVGTGLNTPAGYDVKVAEYIAKFTGHPFVTAPNKFEALASHDAIVESHGALKQLAVSLNKIANDIRMLASGPRSGIGEILIPENEPGSSIMPGKVNPTQCEALTMVCAQVIGNDVAISVGGMQGHYELNVFKPVMAANFLQSARLLGDACVSFEEHCASGIEPNYTRIKELVDNSLMLVTALNTKIGYYKSAEIAQTAHKNGTTLKEEAVRLGYVSADDFDAWVKPEDMVGSLK; from the coding sequence ATGGAATACAGAATAGAAAAAGACACAATGGGTGAAGTTAAAGTCCCAGCCGATAAATATTGGGGTGCCCAAACGGAACGTTCTAGAAATAACTTTAAAATTGGGCCATCGGCCTCAATGCCTAAAGAAATTATAGAAGGTTTTGCTTATTTAAAAAAAGCTGCTGCATATGCTAATTGTGACTTAGGAGTGCTTTCAACTGAAAAACGCGATGCCATTGCCACTGTTTGCGATGAAATCCTTGCTGGTAAATTAGCCGATGAATTTCCATTGGTAATTTGGCAAACGGGTTCAGGAACGCAAAGCAACATGAACGTGAATGAAGTAATTGCTAATCGAGCTCAAGTGTTAGCTGGATTTAAAATTGGCGAAGGCGAACAACTAGTAAAAGCCAATGATGATGTAAACAAATCGCAATCATCAAATGACACCTTCCCTACTGGAATGCACATTGCTTGTTATAAAGCTGCTGTTGAAACCACCTTACCTGGAGTAGAAAAACTTCGTGATACTTTGGATGCAAAATCTAAAGAATTCATGAATGTGGTAAAAATTGGAAGAACCCACTTGATGGATGCTACACCTCTTACCTTAGGTCAAGAAATTTCAGGATATGTAGCTCAATTAAATTACGGAATTAAAGCCTTAAAAAACACTTTAGCTCACTTATCAGAAGTTGCCCTTGGCGGAACTGCTGTTGGAACTGGATTAAACACACCAGCAGGTTATGATGTAAAAGTTGCCGAATATATTGCCAAATTCACAGGTCATCCGTTTGTAACTGCACCTAATAAATTCGAAGCTTTAGCTTCGCACGATGCCATTGTGGAAAGTCATGGCGCTTTGAAACAATTAGCCGTTTCCTTGAATAAAATTGCCAATGATATTAGAATGTTAGCTTCTGGTCCACGTTCTGGTATTGGAGAAATCCTAATCCCTGAAAATGAACCAGGATCATCCATTATGCCAGGAAAAGTAAATCCAACACAATGTGAAGCTTTGACTATGGTTTGCGCTCAAGTTATTGGGAATGATGTTGCGATTTCAGTTGGTGGCATGCAAGGCCATTACGAATTAAACGTCTTTAAACCAGTGATGGCAGCTAACTTTTTGCAATCGGCTCGTTTACTTGGAGATGCTTGTGTTTCCTTTGAAGAGCATTGCGCTAGTGGTATTGAACCTAATTATACTAGAATAAAAGAGTTAGTAGATAATTCTTTGATGCTTGTAACAGCTTTAAATACTAAGATTGGTTACTATAAGTCTGCTGAAATAGCCCAAACAGCTCATAAAAACGGAACCACTTTAAAAGAGGAAGCTGTTCGATTAGGGTATGTTTCTGCTGATGATTTTGATGCCTGGGTGAAACCAGAAGATATGGTAGGAAGTTTAAAATAA
- the pdxH gene encoding pyridoxamine 5'-phosphate oxidase: MEDLSNYRKSYEKSQLLESTIPEDPINLFHRWFYETKESGGVDEVNAMTVATIGLDGFPKSRVVLLKKFNEDGFIFYTNYNSEKGKAILNNPNICLSFFWHSMERQVIIKGIAEKTSNAISDAYFESRPDGSKLGAIVSPQSDIIPSRDYLDAKLKELEKLYEGKEIPRPINWGGFLVRPLEVEFWQGRPNRLHDRIRYKLQDDFNWKIDRLSP, translated from the coding sequence ATGGAAGATTTAAGCAACTATAGAAAGTCCTATGAAAAAAGTCAACTTTTGGAAAGTACTATTCCAGAAGACCCAATCAATTTATTTCACCGATGGTTTTATGAAACCAAAGAATCGGGTGGAGTAGATGAGGTTAATGCTATGACAGTCGCTACTATTGGTTTGGATGGTTTTCCAAAATCGAGAGTGGTACTGCTTAAGAAATTTAATGAGGATGGTTTTATTTTTTATACCAATTATAATTCCGAAAAAGGGAAAGCTATTCTCAACAATCCTAATATTTGTCTTTCTTTTTTTTGGCATAGTATGGAACGACAAGTCATTATTAAAGGTATTGCAGAGAAAACTTCGAATGCCATTTCTGATGCATACTTTGAATCTAGACCCGATGGAAGTAAGCTTGGTGCAATTGTTTCCCCTCAAAGCGATATCATCCCCTCAAGAGACTATTTAGATGCTAAATTAAAAGAACTCGAAAAACTATATGAGGGTAAAGAAATTCCTCGTCCTATTAATTGGGGTGGTTTTTTAGTTCGACCTTTAGAAGTAGAATTTTGGCAAGGAAGGCCTAATAGATTGCATGATAGAATAAGATATAAATTACAAGATGACTTCAATTGGAAAATTGACCGACTTTCTCCATAA